The following DNA comes from Teredinibacter haidensis.
TCTACAACCTGTTGTTCCAATACATCCAGATTTGCGACTGCAATAAAATAGAAAGCCACATAAATTGCAATAATCCCCACCACCGAGAAAAACAGACTGTTTGTCGTCAGCCATTCTTTTTTGGGTCTTAATTCTGGAAGGTATAAGTTAACCTGCTGAAGGCTCATTTGCTTACCCTCTCCCCAAACCAGCGTGGATGTCTGCAACCGACTGACGAAGAGCCCCACCCAATGCCGCTATACACCCGTGCAAAATACTCTCTTCAGAATCGCTAGCAACGGTAACGACTGGTGAAAAACTAAAATATTTGACTGGCACCGTAAGGCTTCGCGACAGATCCGCAGAGATTTTATCCTCACTAATATTTTCGCCACAGATATACAGCACCGATGGCGGTACCTGCCCCATCTGCCGCTCGTAATAATCCAGCGAGCGCTGCACTTCCAAAATAAAACTATCGAGGGGAATATCATCCAACAAGCCACCGCCGTAGGCGATTTGAAACTGGCGCGACAAATACATATTGCCGTTGCGGTACAGGGAAACCGTTCCCGCGCCCTCACAGAGACGCACCATAGCAACGCCACGACTCTGCTCAAGCCCCTGCTCGCATAGAAAGGCAAGATTCCTCAATGCCAGCTCTGCAATATCGATGACTTCAAGTACTAAACCAGACTCTTTGACCATCTCTACAAGTGAGTGAATACGGTCAGTTTCAACCACAACCACGTAGGCCATTTTTTTTCCGGCTTTACTGCCGTCTTGCGGCAACAAAAAAACATCAATCGCAGCTTTTTCAAACGGTATAGAAATTAGGTCTTTTATGCGCCAGCGTATTGCTTCTCGCAAATCGCTTTCTGGCACATCAGGCGCCTCAACCAACAATAGTTGATAGTCTCCGCTCGACAGTACAAGATTGCAGCCACTGTTTTGTAAATCCTGGGACTCGACCCAATCGGAAAGCATTGCCGTTAACTTGGTATCGGCAGACTCATTGAGAAGAATGCGAGAGTGTAAAACCTGAGGAACGGCATGACCAGCAGTGGAGGGAGATGGCTCTGCAGAGACTGTTTTCACGCCGGAGCATACCGCTACAGCGAGAGCATTCTTTTGAACCTCTATACCAATCCGGGCCTTGCGAGCTCTGCTCTTTGCAAGTAAATGCTTTATCATGGATTCCTGCCTGCCCCTCTTGCAGCGACTTACGCGGGGGTATAGTACTTGCTTATAATAAATCCCCGTTCAATAGCGTTTAGTATAGACTTTACTTACGCTTTTGCTTGTAAGTTACTAGTTATATATGAGTTTTTATGTTCAAGATAGTGCTTTTCGAACCGGAAATCCCTCCAAACACAGGAAATATCATTCGTTTATGCGCAAATACCGGGTGCCAACTTCACCTTATTGAACCCTTAGGTTTTATCCTCGACGACAAACGCCTACGTCGAGCAGGCCTGGATTATGCCGAGTGGGAAAGTATTACTCTGCATAAGAACTGGCAGGAATTTATCCTGCAAACAGACAATACGAAGATCTGGGCCCTGTCGACCAAGGGAACCTGTTGCCATTCCGATGCACCATTTGCACCCGGGGATTATCTGCTATTTGGCCCCGAAACACGCGGCATTCCGGCCGATATTCGAGAATCGCTACCCTCAGAACAGGTTCTGCGAATCCCCATGTGCCCAGGAAGTCGAAGCATGAATCTTTCTAACGCTGCAGCCGTTATTATCTATGAAGCCTGGCGTCAGCACTCGTATTTGGGCGCAACAACTTGAATGCCCAGCCAACAACCAAAACCACGCGCCGTTATCAGGCATACCGGTTCTTAGAACATAATCGATATAACAAACAATATCCAACTAAGAGTTGGCTATTATTGGTATACATTCTAAAAACAAGCGAGTATTGGATCGATTAATTATTTAACACTAATCTCCACCTGCAACGAGAGCACGTTTTCAGTATTTAGCCTTAACTAAGCACCCTCGGCTTTTTACCGCCTGCCATACAACCACTAAGACTAAAGTAATAACAAAATTGTACTCCACCGCCCTGGAGCAATAGCGGTTTTTGAACATATCTTCCCCTCCGCCTGCTAAACTTCGCCGACAAAACTATAACGAATAACGACAAAGCGAGCCGGTAAGCCAATGCTTCACAAGAAAACCTATATTGTCTAACAAAAACAGGAGCTATAAATGCTAACAAAACGACTCATTCGCCTCTTGGTACCGCTATGCCTAGTTTCGGTACTTGGGGTACAAACGGCAAGGGCTGCGCTACCGCCGGTTACGCCCAATGCCTCTCCGGAGGCCAAAGCGTTACTGAAATATCTGCACCGCGTCTCGGGCAAGAAAATCCTTTCCGGCCAACACAACGCTCCTCTCAACGGTTCAAACCGTTTACCAGGCATGCACAAACAAACTGGAGAGTACCCCGCCATTTTCGGACAGGACTTCGGGTTTAGTGAGCCAGGCTCATGGGACGGTATCAACTTTCGACAGAATATTGTTAACGAAGCCATACGTCGCCACGAACAAGGCTTTATCAATACCATTATGTGGCATGCTGTTGTTCCTACGCAGGACGAACCAGGCAATTTTGCCACAGCGATTCAAACCCAGCTTAGCGATGAACAATGGGGAGAGCTAACTACCCCGGGAACAGCGTTGAACGAACGCTGGAAGTCCCAGGTCGATGTTATTGCCTGGCACCTTAAACAGTTGCAGTACGCAGGCGTTCCGGTTTTGTGGCGGCCTTACCACGAAATGAACGGCTTCTGGTTCTGGTGGGGCTCTCGCCAAGGGCCGGATGGCTACGAAAAGCTTTGGCGCATGCTGTTCGACCGCTTGGTCGGCTTTCACAAGATCGACAACTTGATCTGGGTATGGAATGCCAACGAAGTGAAGGAAAACGTACCCGACTACAAACTGTTCTATCCTGGTCACGATGTTGTCGATATCCTGGCAACCGACGTCTACACCAAGCGTTATGACGACGAAAATTACAACCAACTGTTAAAGCTTGCCGATGGACGCCCCATTGCGTTAGGCGAAGTTGGTGGCCTGCCATCTACAGAAACCTTGGAAAAACAAAATCAGTGGGTGTGGTTTATGAGCTGGCGCGATCCAGATAACTTCTTTTGGGGCGATGGCGATTCACTGCGTCAGCTGTTCCAATACAAACCGACAACATCCTGGCATGAACTGCCCTGGGTGAAGAAAGAAGGCTCAGCCATCAAGCTTCACTCCCCAGTCTTGCGATAACACACTGAGGGCACCTTGAGGGTGCCCTTTTGTCGGCGATTACGGGGCTGAGAGCACCGTATTATTCAGACGTACACTAAGAATCCTCCATAATACGGCTATCGAGTTCGTCCTCCTCATGCACGTCAGCAGCATCAATCTCCAGCGGCGCTTCAATGGCTTCGAAGCCACTCCCCTCGCCTTCTTCACCACTGACAGCTTCCACCGAAGACTGCAAGCCAATATGGTAAGCAGCAAAGCCCGGATACATAACTTGATTCAGGGCCATACCAATTACACGCCCGTTATAGGGCGCTATAACCTCATGTCGCTGATTGGTAATGGGGTCTGTAATCACACCAAGGATTTCACCTACCGCAACGCGATCACCCAACTCAACTTCGCTAAACAGGATTCCGCCGGAAATCGCTCTTACCCATTGAGACTTGTAGTAAATCGGCTCCGCCTTCAATTGCCAGAACTGTCTGCGATCGAGCATGCCTAGATTGTCCAGCAAGGTTTTTACACTTTTGATACCGTGATTAACGGCTGTCTTTTGCAGCTGCTGAGGCTGCCCAGCTTCCAGTGTCACAGCGGGAATGCCAAATTCGACACTAGCTCGACGCAGGCACCCTGGCGTACCCTCACTGTGAACCACAACAATAGAGCCCATTTTTTTTGCTAAGTCAGCCACCCGTGGCAGTGTCAGATCTGCCCGGAGCTGAGGCAGATTGGTCCTGCGAAACGAGCCAGTGTGCAAATCCACCAACATATCGCAGTGGCGAACAACGCCGTCAAAAAAGGAACTGGCAATACGTGATGCCGAGCTTCCATGGGCATTACCAGGGAAGTAACGATTTAAATCTCGTCGATCTGGCAGATAGCGGGATGAACGGCGAAACCCCTGTAAATTCACAATAGGCACACCTATAACGGTACCCGCCAACTCCGCTGGGTCTATGCTATACAGTACATGGCGAACAACTTCGATACCGTTCAACTCATCCCCATGAATAGCCGCCGTCAAACAAACTGTTGGGCCCGGCTTAAGACCATGTACCACAAGTACCGCGGAGGGGGCCGAAATCCCCATAAACGATACATCTGGAGACCAGGACAAACGCGTGGATGTGCCGGCAGGCACCTCGTTGTCGAGTAGCACCAAAGGTTCCTGTACCACCTCCGGGTCTATTGATAGAGTCTCCGGCTCAGGCGTCTCTAGCGGTTCCTCAATTGGCTGTTCATCAAAGCTGGCGTCCTTCGGGACTTCCAACGTGACTTTCTCGACGGGCGGTGTTGGCGGTGTTTCCATCGGTTCCAGCACCACCTCTTTCAAATCGATATTTTCGGCTTGCTTTAACGCCACAGCCGACGGTGTAGGCGACGGAGGCTCCTCTGGAGCCTGTACTTCTGCCTCGTCATAAACATAGCTCTCAGCCTCTGCACCAGCGGGGTTATCGCTCTCCTCGCTGGCGAACAAGGCAAGCGGTAATAGTATTAATAAAGCCGCAAAAACAAAGTGCGTGGGGGCACTCACTCTTAGCATCCAATGTCTCCACAAAATTTTATGCCGGTTAATGATATACCTAATATACATTCGGTGACTTATCTGTCATTCAGTTCTGTCAAATATCTGGTAGAATCTGCGGCTTTGCAAAATCAAGGGCCACAGGTCAATGCTCGACAAAAATATCCTTTCCCAGCTTACACAGTTAAAATCAGACATACAGGCTTCAAAGGAATACGCTCAAGGCACGGTTGCTGGCACCAATGGCCGCTTCGGGTTTGTTCGCTTGGAAGATGGAAGGGACGCCTTCCTCTCCCCTGAAAAAATGCTGCATGTCATCCCCGGTGACAAGGTTAAAATCAGCCTTACAACCAATAATAAAGGTCAACTGGAAGGCACCCTGGAAGAGCTTGTGGAGCAATCCCTCACCCGCTTCTTAGGCCAGTACCGATCCTCTAAAAAAGGCCACTTCGTCGTTCCTCTGGGAGAAGCCCCTGGGATGAAGTCGTCGCCTATGAACCGCTGGATATTTTTACCACCCAAAGCCCGTGGCCGCTGTAAAGATGGTGATATGGTTGTCGCCCGTCTGCAGCAACATCCATACAAAGATGGCAAGGCGTCTGCGAAGATTCTCGAACGCATTGGTCAGGAAGATGACGCCTATATCGAGCGCCGCTATATCGCCGCCAAATACGACCTGATTCCTCGCTACAGCGAAAGTGCACAGAAACAAAGCAAAACTATCGAAAAAAGCTTTCAGGAGATACAGTTTGGTGATGACCGACTGGATCTAACGACAGAACCTTTCGTCACCATCGATTCGGCGTCAACCCGCGATATGGACGATGCTCTGGCCTTGCAGAAGATAGATGTAGACGGCAAATATGAATATCAACTGCAGGTAGCCATTGCCGACCCCGCCAGTTTTATTGGACAGAACTCCGCATTGGCGCAAAGCACACTAAAAAATGCGCAAAGCATCTACCTCTTAGGCGGTGCAGTCCCTATGCTGCCAGAAGCCCTGGCAAACGAATGTTTTTCTTTACATGAGGCTGCAAACAGGCCCTCCCTAGTGTGCAAGCAAACCTATAGCGCAAAGGGTGAGCTGACGGGCTACAGCTTTCACAAAGCGCTAATTTGTTCACAACATAAACTCAGCTACAAAGGTGTTGCCGCCTTACTGGCTGGAGAAGAAGAATGCGAGCTGAGCAACCTGCCTGAGAACATTCAACAAATGCTCAAAGACCTGTCCGAACTCGCCGAGCTGAGAACCGCCTACCGCAAGGCCGAGTACCTAGTGGGTGATGAACAACTGGAATACGATATTCATCTCTCCGACAAGGGTAAAATCGAGAAAACGACCCCGCGTAGTCGCACCAGGGCCCATCAGATCGTTGAGGAATCCATGCTCGCCACAAATTTTTGCGCGGGCGAATTCCTCAAACAAAAAGGTATGGGCCTGTTTACCATTCACGCCGGCTTCAGAGTTGATCGACTGGGCGAAGTTAAAGCACTGCTCAAGGAAGAAGGTTTCGAGCACGAAGACCTTCAAACTGAAAGCGGCTATCTCACGCTAATTAAAGACATCGCAGCGTCGAATAAAGCTCACCTTTTGTCCCCGCTTCGTCGCATGATGCCGAGCAGCGAATTGAGCATAGATCCAGCGGCTCACTTGGGTATTGGCATGCCGCACTACGCCACTATCACATCCCCCATTCGCCGCTATGCCGATCTATATAACCATTGGGCAATACACAACCAGCTCAATAAAAGCAGTTTCTCCGCTATCAAAGATGAAAATAAAACGTCCATACAAAACGCTCTGACCTATGGCCGGCAAGCCGACAGAGAGCTTTTCCAATGGCTGACCTGCCAATATGCCGAAAAGCTGATCGGCACTACAGGTAAAGCAAAAATACGCATTGTTACCCAGCAAGGCTTTGGTGCTCGCCTGTTAGACAGTGGAATTGACGGATTTATTTTGTTCACGAAAAAACAAGAAAAATCCTTCGACGCTAAACGCATGACCTTGACCGTAAACGAACATACTTACGCTCTGGAACAGGAAGTTGAAATTAAAGTGGAAAGTGTGGATATGGACAAACGCCGCATTGCATATAGTGTTATATAAAACTAACACGGACTAGCTGTTAGAAGGGGGCTCTAGAGCCCCCTTTTTTTGAGAATAAAAAACCCAGACAAAAGCTCTTCAATTGCACCACCATCGCACCAAGTTAAAGCGAATAAATTTTACTTTAACTCTTCATCGTGGTCTAAGGTGCAACACCTCCCACCAAAAAACTCCCCATTTTCGTGCACTACCTAGCATTCAGGCCGCCCTTAATTTGTATTAAATGCCCATATAACCAATTGTTTTTTAACTGAATTTCGTCTGACAAACCAAGTTGGCAAGGGAATTGCCATTTCATAGGCACGCATTTGCGAATGGCACAGTAATTTTTAATCGGCCGTTTTTAAGCACACTTTTAGTACACGGTGTGTGTATAGAACTTGATTCAGCCACACAGCCACCTGACTTTTGGGATTAAAAAAATGGGACACTACTCTTCAATCTATCGAAAAATTAAAAAACTTTCATCGGTGATGCTTTCGGCATTATTGATTGCAACAACAGCCAGCAACGTTATTGCAGAAGAACTTAAACTAGAAAAAGACGAATTAACATTTGGCTTTATTAAATTAACCGATATGGCCCCACTCGCTATTGCGTACGAACAGGGATTTTTTGAAGACGAAGGACTATTTGTCACCTTGGAGGCACAAGCAAACTGGAAAGTACTCCTCGACGGTGTCATCGATGGCAACCTCGATGGAGCCCATATGCTAGCAGGGCAACCATTGGGAGCTACTATTGGCTACGGCACCAAAGCTCATATAGTGACCGCGTTCAGTATGGATCTGAACGGTAATGGCATTACAGTTTCCAACGAAATTTGGAAGCAAATGAAACCCAATATCCCCGTTAAAAATGGGAAGCCCGTTCACCCTATTAGCGCCGAAGCACTTAAACCGGTTGTCGAAAAGTACAAGTCCCAAGGCAAGCCTTTTAACATGGGAATGGTTTTCCCTGTTTCCACGCATAACTACGAACTGCGCTACTGGTTAGCCGCCGGTGGAATTGAACCCGGCTACTACGGCCCCGGCTCTTCCGGTACGGTTGGCCAGATATCAGCAGACACCCTTCTTTCTGTAACACCGCCACCGCAAATGCCCGCCACTATGGAAGCCGGAACCATTTACGGGTACTGCGTGGGCGAACCCTGGAACCAACAAGCCGTATTTAAAGGTATTGGTGTGCCAGTCATTACCGATTACGAGATATGGAAAAATAATCCAGAAAAGGTATTTGGTGTATCCAGCGACTGGGCAGAAAAATACCCCAACACTCACCTGGCAGTTGTAAAAGCGCTCATTCGTGCAGCCCAATGGCTCGATGAAAAAAATAATGTGAACCGTAAAGCCGCCGTAAAAATTCTGTCGCAGCCAAACTACGTCGGCGCCGATGCAGAGGTCATCGCCAACTCTATGACAGGCACATTTGAATATGAAAAAGGTGATGTGCGAGAAGTACCCGACTTCAACGTTTTTTTCCGTTACTACGCCACCTACCCCTTCTATTCAGACGCAATATGGTACCTCACTCAAATGCGCCGCTGGGGTCAGATCAGCGAAGACAAGCCCGACAACTGGTATCACGATATAGCCAAGAAAGTATACAAACCTGACGTTTATATGAAAGCCGCAAAAATGCTAGTTACAGAAGGCAAAGTAAAAAAAGAAGACTTCCCCTTTGGCACGGACGGCTATCGTGAACCACAAAAAGAGTTTATCGACAATATGTCTTTCGATGGCAAGAAGCCAAACGAATATCTTGCACAATTCCCCATTGGTTTGAAATCCGGTGAAACCGTTTCGGCTACTGGAGTTGTTAAGAAATAACATTCATCCGTTTGCGCGGTGGTTCTCCACCGCCTTTTTTTGGCTATTGATTTATATTGAACGGGTTGGAATTATGATTAATAAATTCATACATATTTTGGAAATTTCAGGGCTTACCTGGTTTGTACCACTTGCGCGCCTTGCCGCAGGCGAATCTCCTAAAGAACAGTTAAGACAACTCTGGCTGGTAATGGGCATACCCATTGTTGCATTTTCTGTTTTCCTTCTCTTATGGGCACAGCTGTCGAGTCAGGTTGTCACCAGCCTGGGTACAATCCCAGGTCCTACAGCCGTTTATACGCAAGCAGCGAATCTGTGGCAAGATCACAAATATCAACGAGAAAAATCCTCCAGTTTCTATGAACGCCAGAAGGCTCGCAATGCGAAATATGAAGATCAGGGAAAAACTGAAAAAATAAAATGGAGAGATTACACCGGTTCGCCAACTTATTTTGATCAAATATGGACAAGCATCAAAACCGTATTTATGGGCTTTTTAATCGCCACCTTTGTAGCTGTACCTTTGGGGATATTGTGTGGATTGAGCACAACATTCAACTCAGCTATGAATCCGATAATTCAATTATTTAAACCTGTGTCTCCGCTAGCATGGCTGCCGATTGTCACCATGATAGTGAGCGCAACCTATGTTACCGCCGACAACTCCTGGTTCAGTAAATCGTTTTTAAACTCGGCAATTACCGTAACCCTATGCTCACTTTGGCCAACACTTATCAATACCGCTCTGGGCGTATCCTCAATCGATAAGGATTTAATGAATGTTGGAAAAGTGTTGCAACTAGGCTGGTTTACCAAAGTAACAAAA
Coding sequences within:
- the pilM gene encoding type IV pilus biogenesis protein PilM, which gives rise to MIKHLLAKSRARKARIGIEVQKNALAVAVCSGVKTVSAEPSPSTAGHAVPQVLHSRILLNESADTKLTAMLSDWVESQDLQNSGCNLVLSSGDYQLLLVEAPDVPESDLREAIRWRIKDLISIPFEKAAIDVFLLPQDGSKAGKKMAYVVVVETDRIHSLVEMVKESGLVLEVIDIAELALRNLAFLCEQGLEQSRGVAMVRLCEGAGTVSLYRNGNMYLSRQFQIAYGGGLLDDIPLDSFILEVQRSLDYYERQMGQVPPSVLYICGENISEDKISADLSRSLTVPVKYFSFSPVVTVASDSEESILHGCIAALGGALRQSVADIHAGLGRG
- the trmL gene encoding tRNA (uridine(34)/cytosine(34)/5-carboxymethylaminomethyluridine(34)-2'-O)-methyltransferase TrmL: MFKIVLFEPEIPPNTGNIIRLCANTGCQLHLIEPLGFILDDKRLRRAGLDYAEWESITLHKNWQEFILQTDNTKIWALSTKGTCCHSDAPFAPGDYLLFGPETRGIPADIRESLPSEQVLRIPMCPGSRSMNLSNAAAVIIYEAWRQHSYLGATT
- a CDS encoding glycoside hydrolase family 26 protein yields the protein MLTKRLIRLLVPLCLVSVLGVQTARAALPPVTPNASPEAKALLKYLHRVSGKKILSGQHNAPLNGSNRLPGMHKQTGEYPAIFGQDFGFSEPGSWDGINFRQNIVNEAIRRHEQGFINTIMWHAVVPTQDEPGNFATAIQTQLSDEQWGELTTPGTALNERWKSQVDVIAWHLKQLQYAGVPVLWRPYHEMNGFWFWWGSRQGPDGYEKLWRMLFDRLVGFHKIDNLIWVWNANEVKENVPDYKLFYPGHDVVDILATDVYTKRYDDENYNQLLKLADGRPIALGEVGGLPSTETLEKQNQWVWFMSWRDPDNFFWGDGDSLRQLFQYKPTTSWHELPWVKKEGSAIKLHSPVLR
- a CDS encoding succinylglutamate desuccinylase/aspartoacylase family protein; protein product: MLRVSAPTHFVFAALLILLPLALFASEESDNPAGAEAESYVYDEAEVQAPEEPPSPTPSAVALKQAENIDLKEVVLEPMETPPTPPVEKVTLEVPKDASFDEQPIEEPLETPEPETLSIDPEVVQEPLVLLDNEVPAGTSTRLSWSPDVSFMGISAPSAVLVVHGLKPGPTVCLTAAIHGDELNGIEVVRHVLYSIDPAELAGTVIGVPIVNLQGFRRSSRYLPDRRDLNRYFPGNAHGSSASRIASSFFDGVVRHCDMLVDLHTGSFRRTNLPQLRADLTLPRVADLAKKMGSIVVVHSEGTPGCLRRASVEFGIPAVTLEAGQPQQLQKTAVNHGIKSVKTLLDNLGMLDRRQFWQLKAEPIYYKSQWVRAISGGILFSEVELGDRVAVGEILGVITDPITNQRHEVIAPYNGRVIGMALNQVMYPGFAAYHIGLQSSVEAVSGEEGEGSGFEAIEAPLEIDAADVHEEDELDSRIMEDS
- a CDS encoding VacB/RNase II family 3'-5' exoribonuclease, translated to MLDKNILSQLTQLKSDIQASKEYAQGTVAGTNGRFGFVRLEDGRDAFLSPEKMLHVIPGDKVKISLTTNNKGQLEGTLEELVEQSLTRFLGQYRSSKKGHFVVPLGEAPGMKSSPMNRWIFLPPKARGRCKDGDMVVARLQQHPYKDGKASAKILERIGQEDDAYIERRYIAAKYDLIPRYSESAQKQSKTIEKSFQEIQFGDDRLDLTTEPFVTIDSASTRDMDDALALQKIDVDGKYEYQLQVAIADPASFIGQNSALAQSTLKNAQSIYLLGGAVPMLPEALANECFSLHEAANRPSLVCKQTYSAKGELTGYSFHKALICSQHKLSYKGVAALLAGEEECELSNLPENIQQMLKDLSELAELRTAYRKAEYLVGDEQLEYDIHLSDKGKIEKTTPRSRTRAHQIVEESMLATNFCAGEFLKQKGMGLFTIHAGFRVDRLGEVKALLKEEGFEHEDLQTESGYLTLIKDIAASNKAHLLSPLRRMMPSSELSIDPAAHLGIGMPHYATITSPIRRYADLYNHWAIHNQLNKSSFSAIKDENKTSIQNALTYGRQADRELFQWLTCQYAEKLIGTTGKAKIRIVTQQGFGARLLDSGIDGFILFTKKQEKSFDAKRMTLTVNEHTYALEQEVEIKVESVDMDKRRIAYSVI
- a CDS encoding CmpA/NrtA family ABC transporter substrate-binding protein, which codes for MLSALLIATTASNVIAEELKLEKDELTFGFIKLTDMAPLAIAYEQGFFEDEGLFVTLEAQANWKVLLDGVIDGNLDGAHMLAGQPLGATIGYGTKAHIVTAFSMDLNGNGITVSNEIWKQMKPNIPVKNGKPVHPISAEALKPVVEKYKSQGKPFNMGMVFPVSTHNYELRYWLAAGGIEPGYYGPGSSGTVGQISADTLLSVTPPPQMPATMEAGTIYGYCVGEPWNQQAVFKGIGVPVITDYEIWKNNPEKVFGVSSDWAEKYPNTHLAVVKALIRAAQWLDEKNNVNRKAAVKILSQPNYVGADAEVIANSMTGTFEYEKGDVREVPDFNVFFRYYATYPFYSDAIWYLTQMRRWGQISEDKPDNWYHDIAKKVYKPDVYMKAAKMLVTEGKVKKEDFPFGTDGYREPQKEFIDNMSFDGKKPNEYLAQFPIGLKSGETVSATGVVKK
- a CDS encoding ABC transporter permease, with amino-acid sequence MNKFIHILEISGLTWFVPLARLAAGESPKEQLRQLWLVMGIPIVAFSVFLLLWAQLSSQVVTSLGTIPGPTAVYTQAANLWQDHKYQREKSSSFYERQKARNAKYEDQGKTEKIKWRDYTGSPTYFDQIWTSIKTVFMGFLIATFVAVPLGILCGLSTTFNSAMNPIIQLFKPVSPLAWLPIVTMIVSATYVTADNSWFSKSFLNSAITVTLCSLWPTLINTALGVSSIDKDLMNVGKVLQLGWFTKVTKLVLPSSLPLIFTGLRLSLGVGWMVLIAAEMLAQNPGLGKFVWDEFQNGSSNSLGRIMVAVLTIGIIGFLLDRIMFTLQNLFTFGDKR